The DNA window AACAGTGAGGGCGTTAGAAAATTGATTGAGATTAGTAAACTGGATGGCATTCTGACCATTATCCCGACGATTGACGAGTCCGTTGATTACATTTTTATGGAAGACATAGAGCGGGATCTGAATGACGAGGAAGAATAGTCATCTCTTTGAGCTTCTCATCCTGGGAAGCTCCTCTGCAATCCCCTCTGACGACCGGTTTCCAAGTGCGCAATTGTTAAACATTCGGGAGCAACTTTTCCTGATTGATTGTGGGGAGGCTACGCAAAACAGGCTTTGGTCTTACAAAGTCCGGTGGAGCAAAATTTCCCATATCTGCATCTCTCATCTTCACGGTGACCATGTTTTTGGTTTGCCGGGACTGATCACCAGTTTCAGTCATTTGCAGCGCAAAGAACCACTGACCATCTGTGGTCCGGAAGGAATCCGGGATTTTCTCGAAGGGACGCTCAAGCACAGCAGAGCTCATTTGAATTTTGAAATTACCTATCTCGAACTCGATCATCAGGTGGCGACTAAGTTTTACGACGATGGTTTGCTTTCCATCACTTCTTTTCCACTGAACCATCGGGTGCCCACCATCGGTTATGTTTTCAAAGTAGAAGAGCATTACCGCAAACTAAACATTGAAAAAATAAGCCAGCTGGCCATTCCTGTTTCCCAATATAAAAAAGTGGTGGCAGGAGAATCCGTTTCCGATATAGACGGCAACATTTATGAGGCAGATGAATTTTCTACGCCGGTGCATTATTTAAAATCATACGCTTATTGCAGCGACACCAGATATGATGAATCCATTGTGCCATTTATCAGGGAAGTGGATGTTTTGTATCATGAAACTACTTATCTGGAAGCCTTAGCCCATAAAGCACAGGAGACGGGACATTCCACCGCGCACCAGGCGGCCACCATGGCGAAAAAAGCTTCTGTTCAGAGACTCATTACAGGACATTATTCCTCACGTTACCATGAATTGAATGTATTCCTTCAGGAATGTCAATCTGTTTTTCCCAATACCATTCTGGGAAAGGAAGGATTGGTTGTTCAGATTTGAATAGGCTTAAAAAGTTTTAATATGGGCTTAGATGTTTTCCAACAAAAGTTATCGTCTAATTTATGACCGTCTGTCAGATCAAGTCGAGGTTATTACATTTTGTAACAATATTTGAACACAAGCTTTCAAAGCCTCGTTTTTGTTGATATTATTAAATTTCTGAAAGGCCCTGGTCCACATATAATATTACTTAATTAATCGCATCATTTCTTTCTTGCAACTCTTCAACATACAATTCAATAGCTTCTTTAGCCATTGAAATGGCTTCATTCACATTTTCGCCATAAGTGATACAGCCAGGCAAGTCAGGAACAGTTACAGTAAACACGCCTTCGGTTTCTTTGTGTAAAAGTATTTTGTATTTGTACATAATTATGAGTACAAGTGTAAAATGATTAAACCAATTATTTATTTATATAATATTTTTTAAACCAATGCGCCACCTTATGTTTTTCAATTTTATCCCATTTTTTTTTATTCCGTATTATTTTGAAATGTGCAACCAATTCAAATGGAGCACTTTCCTTTGAATTGTCAAAAAAAAATGCTTGATAAGCCAATTGAGATGCTTTGTACATCAGTTTTAAAGATCTGTAATAGCGTTCCTCAATTTTTTGCGGAGGAACATCATGTCCATTTTCTGCAACTCTGAGTGCTACTCGATATTTATTAATTTCAGGGGATTCTGTTGAAATAAAGTAAAGATAAACTTTATAACCGGCATTATTAGCTCGTTCCATAATGTCCAAGTTGGATTCATGTGAGAAAACTGTTTCAAAACTAAATCGCCTTTTTAATCGTATCATTGCTTCTCTTAAATAACGTGCTATTATTTGGCCAATTTTGTCCGCATGAATTTTGTCAATTAAAACAATGGAATTGCCTTGAATTGTATATGATTCCACGAAATGTGATTCTGTAAATTCCTTTCCTAACAGGCCAGATGTTTTAGCGAATTCAAGAAAACTTAAATTAGAAATTTTTAATTTGAAAGAATAAAATGAGAATTTACCATTAACAAGTGATTGTGTGATATCATCAGCATTAATATAATATCCAAAATCAATAGGAATGCCTCCTATTTTTGTATCTTTAATTGCTTTGATTATCGTGCTTTTTCCTGAGCCATTCGGTCCTGCGAATACTCTTAGTCTCAATTCCTGTTTAGGTAATTTAATAACTGGCAAATGCGATATGTTATTTTAAATGGTCAATAATTTCGGTCCTGCCGTCTTGATATTTTTTTATCACTACATCATTTTGCACAACAACAACATAGCCCATAATGCTCATTGCTTTATTTGAAGCCAACTTGCCAGCAGCTCTTGCTCTTCTTAAAAGAAGTCTTTTTGTTAAATGAGTATGGTTTTTTGTACTTGTATTGGTTGAAGTAATTTTCCGTACTAATTTCTTGACAACTGACATTTCGATTATTTTGATATAAAAGTAATTAAAATAATATATCTAAAATCATTTTAAATAGAATTTCTACAAGAAAGATTTCCTGCAATAATATATCCCAAACAAATTAAAGGGCAATGTTCATTGACACATTGACAAGGTTAGCTCATTCGTCAAAGGGACAAATAATCAATCCTTTTAGGATTCACCGATAGGCGGGAGTTGTAACTTCGATCTTTTACATTATGAATTTCCAATTCGTTCATCGCCATTCAATAAAGAGCTCAAATTTCCAAAAGTAAGCCACTAAAGCGCAAAAATAACATAATTGAACAATTATTATAACTTAACAAATTTATTATCAACCACAAACTAAGTCCCAAGAAGTTTACCTCATTTGATTATTTTAATCAAAACCTCAATCCATTTTGACCAATGAAAACTTACTGCACTGTTTGTTTTTTCTTAGCGAAAGAATATAATTTCCGGCAGGCCATTCTTCATTGATAATTCTCAATTGGTAATTGCTTCTTTGCATTTGAGTAAAAGCTGCACCTTTGGAAATGAAATAAATAACTCTTCAAACTAATAATGTCCTTTAGCCGAGAGAATATAAACGATTGTATCGCTTACCTCATAAATCAATCTATGTTGATGGTTTATTCTGCGAGACCATAAGCCTGAAAGAGCATGTTTAAGTGGCTCGGGCCTCCCGGTCCCTGTATATGGATGATCATTAAGTTCTTCCAATAAGACAAGCAGTTTGTTGAGTACAGTTTTATTACCCGACTTTTTATGATCAGCTATATCTTCAGAGGCCTTATCAGTAAATTCTAAATAATAGCTCATTAAGCATTACACGCTTAAGAATTCTTTCAAGTTTTCTTTTTCTACCCTAGTAACTTTTCCGTTTTTAGCTTGTTCCTTACTCTCCAATATCTTAGCTACAAAATCTGGATGGTAGCTTTCTTCATTGGAAATTTCAAATTCAATTTTCATAGCATGCAGAACAGCTTTAATGGCATCAACTTCCTCAGTAGTTTTTGGATGAGCAATAAGTATTTCATGTGTTTTCATAATAAATTAATTTAAATTTAAAACTTACACAAAATTACAATAAAAATGCGCAAAAAGGAAATTATTATAATCTCTAAAGTCCATAGGTCATGTTTGGTTAAAACGATCTAATAAAACCTCAATCCATTTTGACCAATGAAAACTTACTGGACTGTTTGTTTTTTCTTAGCGAGAGAACATAATTTCCGGCAGGCCATTCTTCACTGATAATTCTCAATTGGTAATTGCTCCTTTGCATTTGAATTTGACCGGACTGCCAAACTTTGCCCAATAAATCTACGACCTGATATTGAATTAGCTCTTCTTTTAATCCGGAAATTTCTGCAACAAACTGGCTCTTGAAAGGATTCGGTTTGATGTTTACCTGGAAGGAATCTTCTTCCGGATTTTCGTCGGCAACATTTACGGTATTTACTTTCTCTGCAGAAAACTGGACTTCTGCCAATCCATAGCAAGAGTCTTTGCCAAAATTGCTTTGAGCAGTCAATAACAGGTATCGTGCATCCGGAATATTTACATCCAGCCAATCCATGCCTTCGTAGCGATTGTGTCCGGGTGCTTTTTCCAGATTGATCACACTGATGCTGCGCCAGGTAGTACTGTCTTTGGAATAATCAATCTTTAGTTCTCTGATTCCCCAATCCAAATGTGCAGGATCATTGCTGTTCCAAAATTTGATGCGGTCAATTTTATAACGGGTGCCTAAATCAAAAAGCATCCAGTGTCCCTGTTTGTTATCAGGGTTGGGGGATTCTTTGCTTTGACAGGAAACCCAGCCGTCAAACCAATTGGTGGAATGTCGATCCGGATAACATTGTGCGTTGAGATGAAGATTGATCAGCAGGAAGAAAAATATGTTGAAGAATAATTTCATGATTTCAGATTTAGATATTTAAAAATCCAAGTGGCGCTTTGCCGGAGTTGATGTTGTAAAATGTGCTCAGATTCGGCAATACATAGGACAGGTCTGAAGGTGGAACACCCATCCACAAAGCGAGTTCGCCAAAATATTGATCCACAGAAGTAGTCGGTATGATAACCCCATCATACACATTCAAATCATCATCGAGATTCAAAGAAGGATAGGTTCCAAAAATTCTTGAACCAATCACATCACCGCCCATTACAAAAACATTACCACCCCAGGCATGATCTGTTCCATTTCCATTGGACGGCAATGCGCGGCCAAATTCTGAAATGGAAAAAGTAGTGACCTGTTTGCTGAGTTTTAATTCGATCATGGCATTGTTGAATTCTTCCAGTCCGTCTGACACCATGGTCAGCATGTCTTGTTGGTTTTGAAGTACTTCATCATGATGATCCCATCCGTAAAAGTTGATGTAAAAAATTTGCCTTTTGAATCCCAATTTCTGATGCACAGAAATGGTCCTTGCAATCATCTTAAGAGATTCGGAAAATTCATTTTCGGAAAATTGAGTTTTGATTTCTACTCCATTGTCCAGCGCATCCTTGAACTTGAGATGTCCGTCTCTTGCGCCGCGAATAACATCTACATAAGTCTTTTGAAATACATCGCGGTAATTGTAATCCAGCAAACTGTCAATGGCCCCGGATTTTATGATGTTGAACTGATCGTACATGTTGTCCGGTCGATAACCATTGATGCCAATGCTTCCATTTCTTCGGTCGATCACGTATTCCACCACTTCGTTTCCGGTTTGTAATAAATTACTTCCGGAGAGACTTACATTCATGGAAATTTCCTGACTGGTATTCATGTCCCTGATCAGATCAGCCATTCTTCCGGCCCAACCGATGTTGGTACGCGATTGTGGTATTCCTGATTGCCAGTGTTGTGATTGATCGGAATGAGAAAGCAGACCCAATGGTAATTTTACTTTGTTGTTGTAAAAATCATCCTTGGTCGTTTTTTCCAACAGGGTTCCTACGTTTGAAATAAATGCAGCATTTCCCTGATTGAATATTTTTTGCAATCCCTCCATGGCCGGATGAAGTCCAAACTCTCTTCCGGGTGTATTGAGTACGGAAAGATTCAGCAATTCGTTTTTTGGAATTGCAAGATTTGCACGGGTCGTCTTGTACGTGTTGTATTCACTGTTGGAAGATGGAACCAACATGTTGAAGGAATCATTTCCACCACTTAGATTGATGCACACCAGTGCTTTGTATTCGGGGTCCAATGCGCTGTTGGCTATGGCAAGTGCATTGATGGCCTGAAGATTAATCATGGAATTACGGAAGGTGGTATATCCCAATGCTGCACAGCTGACCTGACCTATAAATTTTCTTCTTGAATTATTATTTTGATTCATGATTTTCTTATTTAAAAATGGCATAATCCGGAGACATCATCACCAGGTACAAAGCAAGCCGCGCACGATCTTTCCGATAATTTCCTGAACGCATTCTGCTGACGGCATTTTTTATAATCCCGCGGGATCTGTCAGACAGATTACCGTGTGTGAGCAGTACGTCAATTCTGTTTACCAGGGCTTCCGGATCTCTGGCAAGGTCTTCCAATTCTTTTGTAATCAGGATGGTGGGCACATCGTTTGCCTCCCAGGAATACATGACATAATCCATGATCCAATTATTGACCTGAT is part of the Candidatus Vicinibacter affinis genome and encodes:
- a CDS encoding Txe/YoeB family addiction module toxin, whose amino-acid sequence is MSYYLEFTDKASEDIADHKKSGNKTVLNKLLVLLEELNDHPYTGTGRPEPLKHALSGLWSRRINHQHRLIYEVSDTIVYILSAKGHY
- a CDS encoding discoidin domain-containing protein, coding for MKLFFNIFFFLLINLHLNAQCYPDRHSTNWFDGWVSCQSKESPNPDNKQGHWMLFDLGTRYKIDRIKFWNSNDPAHLDWGIRELKIDYSKDSTTWRSISVINLEKAPGHNRYEGMDWLDVNIPDARYLLLTAQSNFGKDSCYGLAEVQFSAEKVNTVNVADENPEEDSFQVNIKPNPFKSQFVAEISGLKEELIQYQVVDLLGKVWQSGQIQMQRSNYQLRIISEEWPAGNYVLSLRKNKQSSKFSLVKMD
- a CDS encoding ribonuclease Z, with translation MTRKNSHLFELLILGSSSAIPSDDRFPSAQLLNIREQLFLIDCGEATQNRLWSYKVRWSKISHICISHLHGDHVFGLPGLITSFSHLQRKEPLTICGPEGIRDFLEGTLKHSRAHLNFEITYLELDHQVATKFYDDGLLSITSFPLNHRVPTIGYVFKVEEHYRKLNIEKISQLAIPVSQYKKVVAGESVSDIDGNIYEADEFSTPVHYLKSYAYCSDTRYDESIVPFIREVDVLYHETTYLEALAHKAQETGHSTAHQAATMAKKASVQRLITGHYSSRYHELNVFLQECQSVFPNTILGKEGLVVQI
- a CDS encoding type II toxin-antitoxin system HicB family antitoxin is translated as MYKYKILLHKETEGVFTVTVPDLPGCITYGENVNEAISMAKEAIELYVEELQERNDAIN
- a CDS encoding DUF1501 domain-containing protein gives rise to the protein MPFLNKKIMNQNNNSRRKFIGQVSCAALGYTTFRNSMINLQAINALAIANSALDPEYKALVCINLSGGNDSFNMLVPSSNSEYNTYKTTRANLAIPKNELLNLSVLNTPGREFGLHPAMEGLQKIFNQGNAAFISNVGTLLEKTTKDDFYNNKVKLPLGLLSHSDQSQHWQSGIPQSRTNIGWAGRMADLIRDMNTSQEISMNVSLSGSNLLQTGNEVVEYVIDRRNGSIGINGYRPDNMYDQFNIIKSGAIDSLLDYNYRDVFQKTYVDVIRGARDGHLKFKDALDNGVEIKTQFSENEFSESLKMIARTISVHQKLGFKRQIFYINFYGWDHHDEVLQNQQDMLTMVSDGLEEFNNAMIELKLSKQVTTFSISEFGRALPSNGNGTDHAWGGNVFVMGGDVIGSRIFGTYPSLNLDDDLNVYDGVIIPTTSVDQYFGELALWMGVPPSDLSYVLPNLSTFYNINSGKAPLGFLNI